The following nucleotide sequence is from Vitis vinifera cultivar Pinot Noir 40024 chromosome 14, ASM3070453v1.
GATTTGATCTGTTCATTGGTACTGATATAGATTACTGAAACAATTCATATTGAATCATATTTGTTTCCATTACTGTTTGCTAATTATTCTGCATATTGTTCCTGAGAAGGTGAGGGAGGAGGTGGAACGAGCAAGTCGGCTCTTTCTGAACGCATCTCCTGGGTTAGTTTTATCTGCCAATTCTTTGTTGTACTGTCTTCCTTGCAACATGCATGTCataaagggtttttttttttttttggagcatCAGTGCATCTCATGTGTTATGGATGtgtcatattttgattttataagcTTATTGGATCAACCGAATGAATGGATCTTGTTTAATATCATCAGAGTTCTTTATGGTATACTGTTCTGATTTGAAGCATTTGATTTCATAGTACCATAGTTATTTTATAAGCAAATGTCTTCTGTCAAACACCCCTTACCTGCAGTCTGATATTGACTTTCATGCTAACTGTGTTGTAGACCTTCAAGTAATCAGATTGAGTCATCTGGAGTGAGGAACTGGCAGTTGCATTTTGCCAGTAAATTGCCCTCTAAAATTTTTACGGGCAGCAGGGTAGAAGCCGAAGGCAGTACATCTGTTAAAATAGTCATACTTGATGCTCGTTCTAAGGATATAATCACATCAGGTCCCCTATCTTCAGTTAAAATTGAGATTCTTGTCCTCGACGGTGATTTTGGTACTACCGATGATAATGAAGATTGGACTGAGAGTGAGTTCAATACCAATATTGTACGTGAAAGGGAAGGCAAAAGGCCATTAGTGACTGGGGAGCTGTTTGTTACACTGAGATGTGGGGTTGGTTATATTGATGATGTCTCTTTTACTGACAATTCAAGCTGGATTAGAAGCCGGAAGTTCAGGTTAGGAGCTAGAGCTGTGTCAGGCATTTCCAAAGAAGTAAGGATTAGAGAAGCACGAAGTGAAGCTTTTGTGGTGAAAGATCATCGTGGGGAGCGTGAGTTTTTAAAACTTAACTTTATCCTTAGGACTTTTAACAATAGATTTGTGACGATTAGATTCTAACCTTGCCATTTTCCCTAGATTTataattctgtttttttttttttaactggtATGCATGAGAAATATCTCTGTGAATTTTTTTAGTGCTTTGGTTTAACTATCAGAACATCTTTCTGAATCAGGTTTATGCTTTTAATATGCTTGTGTAAGTATCATGCTTGAGGATATCAGCTTATGGTTTGTTGTTCAAACAAAACCTTGAAAATGACATACTCATAATCTGGATCTAGTAAAGAAATAGGTGGTGGGCACTTGCAATCCACATACAGAAACcaagggtttgtttggtaactgtttttaaaaacaattttgaaaatagttttttagaatagtttttgaaaattgttctttgatttttataaaacaaaagtctgtttgaaaacctaaaatgtttttaacctgtctttaatatttttaaaaataatttttatatctaatgttttatttttaatcattctacatgtttttatgattatttcttaaaacaactctcagaaaacaagtgaaaaagatagaaaaacaattaaaagatgttctctaaaaatactctattttctatttttaagaatagaaaacagaaaacagttttGGTTGCCAAACATggcttttgtgttttttgttctggaggacaaaaaactattttaaaaaacaattcccaaaaaagCCCTAAGGTAATCACTTAGGTCATAACTGAGGATACTTAATGGTTAATACTGTTACATGTTTTGAAACATATGCTGCGCATTAGTTATCTTGTAaaaaatcacattcttttagTGTTGTTGTCACTGTTGACAAACCACGAAATCTCTGTAGTGAAACATAATAAGTAGATTATTAGTATGCCACTTTCTTTGTCTGCTCTGCATCTACCTGTTTCATGCCTAATGTCTTTGATGTATTCCTTTTGGTGTGCTTGAATCTTGAAATATCTGTCCATAGGCGTTTGAATTTAATGTGGCCTATATTCAGTATATTTTGCTTATGGATAGCCATAGCCATGATTCTAGGATTGACTGgtaattttttcatttagtgTATAAGAAGCACCACCCCCCATCATTGGATGATAAAGTGTGGCGTTTGGAAAGGATTGCAAAAGATGGTGCCTCCCACAAGCGATTGGATTCTCATGGGATTCACAATGTGAAGGACTTCTTGCGGTTGTACGTAACTGATCAATCCTCACTACGCAAGGTAAGAgaaattctttttcttggatTGGAAACTATTTTTGAATTTCTACAATTTGCTTTTAAATGGTTGTCTAATCTCTTACTGTGGAAACTGTAGCTGCTTGGCAATGGGATTTCAAACAAGATATGGGAGATAATCATAGAACATGCTAATACCTATGTTGGAGATGAGGAGTTGTATGTGTACTCCAGGGCTGGGGAAAGTCTTGGGGTCGTGCTCAGTTCAATCTATAAGATTGTTGGGTTAACATTTGATAGTCATAGTTATCAGGCTGTGGATAAACTCACTATGCAGGAAAAGGTGCATTTTCTAGCCTGGCTTCTAATAAatctttgttttcaaaatgtTAGTTCTTCTTTATCTGGTTAACATTTGAAGTGTTTCTGCAGTCACTGAATTCCACTCATGTTATTGTCATTACTTTTGAAATCTGATCTTAGAAGTGTTGCTTTTGATTTGGAGCTGATAAACTTTCTGTTCCTTTGGCAGTTTTTGATGGAAGATTTGAAACGGCATGCCTATAAAAATGTGAATGACATTAAACCCTTCCCAACAAGGCCTTTGCCAACCATACAAACTGAAACATTCAACGATCCATGTCTACCCCTGCACAATTTCCCAGTCAGACATCAAGGTATGTGAAATTTCAGAAGTTAATAGTAATATACTTGTTCTTGGACATTTTTTAGGGAACCCATAGCTGTTTTGCCCCATTTCCCATATCATTGAATTAACAAAATCATCTTGAGTGATCCTTTGCCTTCACTCTTAGAATTGAACATCTGAGGTAGCTTTTTGACTGCTAGGAAATCTCCAAAGATGCCCATTATACTCTGCCCACTGTAGACGGCCTATCTTCAATATTGACGAAACAGATGAAAATTAACTGTTGAATGTAATTAGACCTTCATCATGATTAATTCCTCTGATACGTAGTCCTTCAATTGTGGCATGAAGAGGGTCCTGAGGGTTGTTTCCAACTCTCACCTGTCACATTATATGAGCAAGCTACGCCATAGACTGTCCTTCCAGTCAAGTAGATTCTACTGGAATGATTGATCCCTCAAGTTTGCAGTTTTCCTTTTCCCATTTTCCCTACTATCGTTTAGTTCTTCTGGAAGCATCTAAGACAATATTTCTTTGCAGATCAATCTGATTCACAGATGGGATTTGACCAGTCACCATCTTCATCATACTATGACTGGGATGACAACAATCAAGAAGTAGTTTCTCTAGCTGCATGTCATCCACTGGAAGCATTGAGTCCAATGTTAAGGAGCAGTTTCATACTGAGGGACACTTACACAGGACCCTTCAATGGGGGTATTGGTTGGTCTTCAAGCGGGTCACCGGGGCCAGTTATGCCAAATGGTCATTTGGCTGCAGACGACACTTTCCAGTTTCAAACATCAACTTTATTTCCTGTTTCTGCCACATGGGGGCAAGGGAATAGTTTTTTCCTTGCTGCAAACAATGAAGCAGAGGTTGGCATTCTTTCCTCTCACCCCAATTTTGGCATCGGTATGTCAAGGAAAGGAAAACCTAGAGCAAGGTGGTGCAAGATTCGGGCTGCTCTTAAGTGGGGGATATCGGTTAGGCGAGATGTGGAAGCTAAGAGGATGATGCAAAAGCTTATTTTCTGCTCAACCCCGATTTGGGATTAACATGTGAAGGAATAGAAATCTCAAGGGAGGTGATGAAAGATCCAGGCAACTACTAGCTAGGGGGACGTCAGTTAGGTGAGATACGGAGTCTAAGAGCCCGTTTGGAAACTGTTTGTAAGAACAGGttcttgttcttaaaaacagaaaactgttttctagACTCGAAAACATGATTAGTGATTTTCTAAACTCTAGTTATTAGCCTAGAATCTAAAAAATTTAGGAGTTAAGCTTCTCCTAGATGTGTTAGCTTTGGTTTTGTAATCAgccattttctttattttttttgctctttCCTTTTGGTTCTAGTCCGACCAACTTGCCTCCTAATTCAAAATTTGGAAGGCATGCTTAAGTGTTGGCTCAACTGGTAAAAGGATGGGGAGGATTTGTGGgagttccaggttcaagtcctaATGGAGATAAAAATTTaactatcaaaaaaagaaaaaagaaaaaaggccaCCCCATAAAGTGTATGCTCCCTTTGTAAATTCTCTTATCCTCTTCTAGATTTTCCTTTTTGCATCAAGTGTAAAAGAGTGTTGTTGTACATTTTGTTCAAATGATCAATAAAATGTatcttttttaaaagtttatgtCAATTTTATTATCTCATTTATTGCTTTATTGCTTGAATATTACCTTTGGAATGCTCTTTGCCTGCAACTGCATTTTTGAAAGAGGCCAGTTCTCTGTGGTGTAGGTTCTCTGGTTTGATACCCTCTtctaggaatggcaacgggcgggtttgggacgggtcacCGCTATCCCATTCCTGTCccaaaatatttagttatttcccaaacccgtcccaaacccggggcggggcggggcggggctgAAGCAACTCATCACCAAAAGTATTGAAGATATCAGTTGAAGCCATAATAGAGGTCTTGGACAGAGCACTTCTAGGGTTCTTCATGGCCTTCACCAGCACCAACAACACTTTTTCTCTGCAAACACCACAAACATTAGCTGACCCCTATCTTCATTTTCcgaaaaacatttcaaaattagaaattcccTTACAAGATCGGTGCCATCAGAGCGGAATGATACAGCGCAAACCGCCTAGCGTCATTCAGAGATTCACACACCTTGGCCTAATCCTTGGAATCCAATCACTCAGTCAAACCCTTCATTTCCAAACGAAATACACACAATTAACTCAAATCACAAGTTAATTTTCCCTCCAGAGGAGCCACTGAGAGAGGGAGACTTACAATTATCTGGGTTTTTGGGTCAGGCATGGCTTTAAGATTCTTAGAAGAGATGTAGTCAATGGTGGCATCTGCAGTTGGTGGCATCTGCAGTTGGTGGCAATGGAGCTTTGTTCTCATCATTCACACCAAAATCAGACTGTTTCTGAATTGAAACTACAACTTTCGCTTGCTTTTTGGGCCTTTCCGGTGTTGTCGGGAGAGCATTATCCAAAGACCTCAGAGCCATTTctttgagagagaaagaaacagATCCAAACAGAGAGCATGTGTGTGTCCGAAAGATTGAAGCATTTGATTGATTTAAAGGAATCAATGGCTTTGACGATAAGATCTGCTTAGCCCCTATTAAGATTCGCAAGAAACGGATTCAAAACCCTAAATAGCAACCCgaaaactaatagaaaaaaaaatccttcaataATCTGAAACTGGAAATGGAAAAATCCTAAATCTCGTATCTCATTCCCGAATTAGAAACGAAATACAATACCAAATCAAGGCatcattcaaccaaaaaatcaacaaaaaatcttACCGGTTTGTAGATACATGAAGATAATAGTTGTGATTCTTGATTTCTTGTGAATATGGGATAAACAAGGATGAATCGAGAGGAAATGGATTTTCGAATGGATTATCTGATGGATTTTTCCATTGAGTGGGAGGAAAAACCCTAGCATCAACAGGAACGAGAACTGAGAGAAGAAGACCTAAAATGAGGAGAGGAAGCTAATATTTATAAGTGGGGGGTAAAGTAGTAATTTCATATTCGGGGTGGGCGGGGCAGGTCAAATTATAACTACACCCGACCCCGCCCCGAACCCGATTcgggttttttaaaaaatcttgaaCCCGACCCATCCCCGATTGCCATGTTCCTATACCCGTCCCAATAAGGGCGGGTGACCCGGGAAACCCGCGAAATTGCCATTCCTACCCTCTTCCTATCAAgtgataattgttttcaaaactgttttttaaaaacattattcgACAGGCATAGGTTCTCTCGCTTGGTGCTCTCTTCCTATCTTCAACCTCTGTTTGAACTCATACTCTTTTGATTACCCTAAAAAAGTTTGAGTACATGCTCTCAAGTTGCTTGAGAGCATGTACTCAAGTATTAGGTTTCTCAAAAGTTGTtttcataaattgtttttttaaaacattttgtatCAGGCATAGGTTCTCTCTTTTGGTGCTCTCTTCCTATCTTCAACCTTTGTTTGAACTCATCCCTTGTCCAAAATGATTAccccaaaaaatgatataggattgtgtggaccccgcatttcggctcatgcgttttccactcgatggcaagctcaatttttattttaaaaatgatttttattgattaagaaaatgacttggaatcgccacttatttttgttttatttttaaagggtaaacaaaataagaaataaaaactctaattgtgactccttattttggaaaatgtggtttgtgaaaaaccggatcaagtttgggggtcaggttacttatcgggaaggtacggtaaagaccgtaacacccctctatgtccctaaagtcgggtctctactaataaaatgaagtaagtatgacaattgattgattgaACATGGATACCGAACAATGATCAAAGGTGTGAAAACAAGACACGCATGATAACAAATAAATCGATAGACACAATCGAGTGCGAGACGTACCTTAGTCACAAGCTTAACGCTATCATAAAGACGAGGTTAGTGCACAAGTACAGAATAATCGCGAGCAGAATAAATCAATAATGTATGACTATcgaatcaatcaatcaatcaatcataaaatcacatatgtCAAGCTCtcaccaaagcccgttttatTTTGCATAAATTAATATCacgaattccattattttggaattatgaaaaattcattcactgcttattaaaatcaagaggaacataaaattatttgaaaatcagagtggaattaaaactattcgagagaaaattggatttttgaaatttatttgaaaaattggagtctcgaagaTTACTTGAAAatcggagttttgaaaaatgaaatttaagaattggaattttggatattaaatttacaagaaatttgattttggaaattaaatttgaaagaaattagaatttttggaaattaaatttgaaagaaatgaaattttggaaattaaattgaaggatttgaattttgaaaattaaatttgaaggaaatcggaattccggaaattaaatttgaaaaagattggagttttaaaaattaaatttaggaaatggaattttagaaattaaatttaaaagaagttggattttgaaaattaaatttgaaagaatttagaattttggaaattaaatttgaaagaaataaaattttgaaaattaaatcgaagaatttgaattttgaaaattatatttgaaaaagattgaagttttaaaaattaaatttagtttggAGCTTTGAgaagattaaattaaaactggagttttgaaaaattatcttaacattaaaattttgaaaatgaaatttttgggtatcaaaagttaaaagaaagaaaataagaaaacaataaaacaaaagCCATATGGCCTTAGAATGGCCCAACGTGTACAAGCATACCTTTAATGAatcaaacaaatagaaaaaGGTGTACAGGCATCATTtaatgaataaacaaataaaaaaagtgcACAGACATATTCTTtaatgaataaacaaataaaaaaaaggtgtaCATGCACATCGTTtaatgaataaacaaataaaagaatgcATTACAAAATGCTAATGTTGCAGGCTTCACCAACTTATTGAACGGTTCAATGCTCATCTGTTCATCAATATGCAAAGCACGTTCTGGATTTTTCTTGTTCCCAAAAAGCAAGCGCATGAAGCTTAATGATGAGGTCTAGTTCGTCTTCCCCAGAGCTAGCACGGTAACATCAGGTTGTAGGTAGCTGAAACATCTCAGCCTGCAGCGAAGCAAGCCTCCAGCAAGCTTCACCATGCTGTCCAATATAGAGATTCCAACCAAAAACGGAAACGGCATAATCTCCCATGCTACGTCCACTAAAGGTCAACTTCAGAGGGCGCCCTCTTGCTCCTTTCCTTTGTCCCCTTCCCTAGAAAAATCTCTCCTCTGTCCTCAACTCTCTAAGGCTCCTTTCCCAGTTGGCCGACCACCAGGAAAATCGCAGCGAAAGCACCCCCCTGCTCAAAGTGTCCTCTCCAAGCTAAAAGAAAAATACCCTTAGAAACCTGTCTCCTCTCGTCTCTAGCCTAAACTCTCCCCTCAAGctaactccccccccccccccccccccctcccccaaaaaaaataaataaatctccCAAAATTAGCCCCAAAACACCCTTGCCCCGGcaaaatcaaaagaataaaCACTAAGGCATGAACTAGAGTGAAAATTGAGGGTAGAACAAACAGGTGAGCATGCAGCACATGAATGTACATGATCTCATATCAGGTGATGTTCATGGGCTCAAAACAGGTGGGATAAGGGagaaaattaaatcaattcatACCAATCCATGTACGTGATAACCTCAAATGAAATCCAAGAGAATGAGATATTAGCAGGGCAAACATATCCAAACAGAAAATGAAACGATCAATGAACATGTGAACAAGCCAGAAATTAACAAAACTTATATATGACTCCTGTTATCCATAAGACAAGCGGGACCCCAAGTAgcaagagaagaaaatgaaagatcAATGATAATGAAGATGAACAAGAGGTACACAGTAAACTTATCTGAGAGTTCTTTCACAGTTCTTGCCTGGCCGGCGAATGCCCCTTTCCCCAGCTAAACGAATACTCCCTCCAGCTCTCCggtttcttcttctccttctccagtcccccccccccccccccccccccccttcctCCCTCCTTTTTTAGTCCACAACTCTCTCTTATCTGCTACTAGCTTCACTGTTCTTGGCTCAGCAAATAAGAACCACCACTATGGCAAGGCGGTGGTCTCCTCGACCATGCGTCCCATGTGGCTTGCTCTTTCGGAAACTGGCCCCTActccaaaaaaatgaaatcttcaGCCAACTCTCGGTAGCCCAAAAAGGGGTCTACAGCTTGTTTGAGTACATGCCCTCAAGCAATTAGCCATTGCTAGTAAGGTGTCGATGTCGTAGGCTCTTTATGCAGATCTACAAAACTAATATGTTATGAACCCAAGTAGTtagtgttagcccaagggttctcttaATTGCGTTTTGATTATAGCAAATCATAGTTAAGTTgctaatttatttgaattataaaaaatttcatgtatTAGTTTGGAAATTTATTAAAGGACCTAATGGATGCACGATTGAGACAATTGGAAGACCCTTTAATCAtaagaaacatatgtaagatgaaagCATAAGTGCACTTAagtttttcatatcttttcatgcatctttaaaaactcggtttatgcattaaagatacattttcatctaaacctgagttttatcaaatgaactttGGGCAAgtcatttcaaaattgacatattaatttacctaaagaccttgtctaagtgttaaaaaataaaataatagaaaaatataggttttcgaGGCAAAAAAATGTGAACCAATCGAGGTAGTGGCTAATCGGCTCAACCAGTTAGGGTACCGGTCAACCGGTTACACTTTCCTGATCGAGGTCTGGTCGAGAATGCAAAAAATCTTCTCTATCTTCCCATAGCCTTTCATTATTGGTTGAGGAATATGTCTTCCCAATCGAGGTTCGATCGAAGACTAATGGTTACCTTCCACGTATGAATTGCCCAACTCGACCGATCGAGGTTGCTTTTTGACATTTTGGCTTTCGATGctaaaaacctataaattgagagcttcacttcatttatgagcaagagagcacctgcatttatttgtttatctatTTGTTCTTGcctcaaaagctctcattcttttcttggtgtgcattaaatctccatttgcatattccTTAGCACACCCTTGTAATTTTTCCTAgcatttaaattgaatttaagcattttttgagctaggttgagagatttgaACTTGTTATTTGAGTGTTAGAACCTTCAAGTGAGTAAAGACTTGAAGAAATTGTGTAATAGTCCATTGGAGtcgaaatccaagtgtaaaggtgattagaagcttggttgaagctttaaGTATAGTAGAATCCTCACTCGGTTAGAAGCTTAAGGAGAGTGAATGTAGACAaagaagtgtcgaaccactataaaatatgAGTTTGCTCTTTCTAACTTTATCTCCTTATAATTGTGCTTTCTttacttgaatttgttgtgattgagaaaatattttttaaaacccaatttatCCCCTCTATTTGGTGTTTTTTCTgttaagattagcctttattttctcaattagaTTTATCCCAAGTAATCCTGCAACACTTGGACAACTTTGGCCCGAGGTATCACAATGAGTTATGAATTCTAAGTAATAGCCGAAAAAGAAGTGTCATTAATATAAATTCTAAGTAGGAATATTGTTACAAATTTAAAGGATGCAACAACACACTTAGACAATTTTGGTCCAAGGTGTGACAATAAGTTATCAAGTAATAGTAGGAAAAGAAGTGTTATTGCTATAAATTCTAAGTATGAATGATTTGGGTTGCAATTTAGGTGGGTTGATGCAACTTGAGCTTAATTTGTATTAAGAAACAATAGACTCAAACTCAATCAAATTTAACTTTAACATGAGGTAATCAACTCAAATTCAacttaattccatttttttaaacttgggTTGGATTTAGGTTGGATTTGAGTTGGTGGAGTTAAATTCAGGTTAATCAGG
It contains:
- the LOC104881366 gene encoding calmodulin-binding protein 60 B, producing MYYTPSSMENRNTFSFISKLTPIRRLLQSTVEKNKKKIQTQIQIRQRVSNLFPATSSILLGTYAFLSPFSLWNSLITISLLRCFGQEQDGDDDFGVAGQGEKMKRFKFASAVRDVMSERLLKEMALRMEPFFRVLVREEVERASRLFLNASPGPSSNQIESSGVRNWQLHFASKLPSKIFTGSRVEAEGSTSVKIVILDARSKDIITSGPLSSVKIEILVLDGDFGTTDDNEDWTESEFNTNIVREREGKRPLVTGELFVTLRCGVGYIDDVSFTDNSSWIRSRKFRLGARAVSGISKEVRIREARSEAFVVKDHRGELYKKHHPPSLDDKVWRLERIAKDGASHKRLDSHGIHNVKDFLRLYVTDQSSLRKLLGNGISNKIWEIIIEHANTYVGDEELYVYSRAGESLGVVLSSIYKIVGLTFDSHSYQAVDKLTMQEKFLMEDLKRHAYKNVNDIKPFPTRPLPTIQTETFNDPCLPLHNFPVRHQDQSDSQMGFDQSPSSSYYDWDDNNQEVVSLAACHPLEALSPMLRSSFILRDTYTGPFNGGIGWSSSGSPGPVMPNGHLAADDTFQFQTSTLFPVSATWGQGNSFFLAANNEAEVGILSSHPNFGIGMSRKGKPRARWCKIRAALKWGISVRRDVEAKRMMQKLIFCSTPIWD